The segment TCGCGTGGCGGATTCCTCTTCCCGGTCATGGAGGAGCAACTCCAATCGTATGGGATGATCGAATATTCGTGACATCTGCTGAAAATGAGGATCTGGTTCTGCTCTGTATTTCGACGGATGGTGAAGAACGTTGGAAGAAGAAACTGGGTACGGGCAATGTCGATGTTCGCGGTGGCCTTGGAAACTCCGCCTCTCCCACTCCCATCACGGACGGGAAAAATGTCTGGTGTACAATCACTCAAGGAAACTTTCATTGCTTGACTGTAGATGGAGAACCCGTTTGGGAATTTGACCTGCAGGAACGCTACGGAGCCTTCGATATCGCGTTCGGAATGACGGCGACTCCGGTCATTCACGAGGGTGTCATCTATATGCAATTGATCCATGGAGACGGCGATCCGGAAACACAGGAAGCCAAAGTGGTCGCTTTCAATGCCAAAGATGGCTCGCCCATCTGGGATGTCCCCCGCCCCAGTGATGCTCGCGCCGAATGCGAGCAAGCTTATGCGTCGTGCATTTTATATCAGGATGCTGAACAGCAATACCTGCTGACCCATGGTGCCGACTACATCGTCGCCCATGACCTGAAGGATGGGCATGAACTTTGGCGGAGTGGCGGAATGAATCCGAAGGACGATCCAGACGTCCGCTACGAACCTACGCTGCGTTTTGTCGCGACTCCGTCCGCCTCACCCGGGTACATCGTCGTTCCCAGTGCCAAGAATGGTCCCATCCTCTGCCTCAAGCCGAATGGCTCTGGGGACATCACCAATGATGAATCGGCATATCACTGGAAGCGTGACAAGAATACCCCTGATGTTGCCTGTCCGTTAATCGCCGGTGGATTGGTATACTTTGTTCGGGAGAATGGTGCACTGCTCTGTCTCGATCTGGAGACTGGCGAAGAGCAATACCTGAAGTCATTTGCTCGTGGACAGCATTTTGCGTCGCCCGTACTCGCCGGTGGCAATCTATACGTGAACAGTTTCAGCGGTAAGATGACTGTTGTGAAAGCGGGCAACGAATACATACAGGTCGCCCAGAACGATTTCGGCGAAACGTTAACAGCCTCTCCTGCAATCTCTAACGGAACAATCTACTTCAGGACGTTCGATGCTTTGTGGGCGATTAAAAACGACAAATAAACTTTTGAGAAATAATTTCATTAAACGAAAAAAGACGACATGAGAAATTCTCACGTCGTCTTTTTTAATATCACTTGAAGGTGTCAGCTTTGATCAAAAAGAATAGACGGCCGGTAGCATAGGCGCTCGCCCGGAACCGTTCCCACGCAGAATCGGTCCGGCTACACTACCGGCCGAACTAATCTTAAAGGTCAATTAGTTCGGAGTCGTTGAAATACACTCTGTTCAGAGAGAAAGCCTTTCTGAACAACCAACGAAACCTGAGAATAAGATTCCTTCTTCCATGCACTCATATCTCAGGAAAAAACCATGCTTGATCCTTCAAGCTGGACTTGTCTTATTGGCTTTCGCGTTTTGTTTTGTATTGTTGATTTGTAGTATTGAAAGGCTCAGTTGCCCTTTCGGAACGACACTATTGCAACCGCTATTCCAGAACCAAAAACGAAATCCAAAGTTGGCGGGATTCAGATTCATAAATCGGTTCGCGTCGCAACTTACTCCGTTGACCGCGTGGGCCTGAACTCCCTTTTTTATCGTGTTTTCAATGGTTTCGAGTTATTTCCTGGAATTCAGACTGCCGCAGCAATCTTCTTTGCATTTTTTCTTATTTTTGCATCCAGCCACTTCTCCAGCCGCCGATTGCTGTGCCGGTCATGCGCAAGTTTTAAGCAAAGCATGCTCGAACCGGGTCACTATTTTCTTTTCTACGGCTTACTCCGCTGCGACGCGAAGAAAAAGACACGAATGAAGCTAACCCAAACCAACCCAGATGCCTCGCTGATCATGCGTGCCATGGGAACTTACCAACCTATTGTGAGTATGGAATGAAGATGCTCTGATGATTCTCGACAAACTGACGACGAGCGTGTGAACGAGTATTGTTAAGAATTCGAGAACAGTTTCGAGAGTGGCAATGCCTACAGCAGCAATCCGACCTGGCCACATCCGCATATCGATCGGACGCGTATCGATCGGAACGATTTGGTGATCGTGTGAAACAGGGTAAGCTGGTTCTGTTGCGTAAAATCAACACGAAATACAGGCTCAACCGCGACTGCTTGAAACTTTAAAGAATGTTCGCAAAGTCGCCATTTTTTATTATTGTGTTTGGGTAGGGGTTCCGGCAGTATGGATTACATGATCAAGATAGCCAACGAAACATTGCCCCAGTCCTGCCTTTGTTATCTCGCGTTCCGGATTGCCTTCATGGAAACCCTGGAGCGGATCATTCTGGCAGATCAAATCGACGAACGAAACCTGCGACATTTCGGTTACCTGACCGAAGTCCCATTTCTGCAGGCCGTCCCTCCGCACGTACAGCTCGATCTGCTGGCGGAGACCTGGGCCAAGCACACCAGTAACGACCCGAATGAGGCCAGTCTCGTCGATGAGTCCATCGTTTACGCTGCTTGCGAAACGACTGCCATCATCGTGGACCGTGATCCCTCTGCTGTGGTTCGGTTTCTCAAACAGGGCCCACTGGATGTCGAAGTCGATCCCGACAACTTCCTGGCCTCTGAGCTGCGTGCTCTCCATTTGAACCTGGGGAACGAAGGAGATTTCCTGATGATCTCCCAGTTCGAAGACATGCCGCCTCGCGAAGCCGACTACATGAAAGAGAAGTTTGGTCTCGACAATGATCGGCTGGAATCGATGTTCGATGTACTGGGTCGCTGGAATCACTCTCCTGAATTCCTCAGCAACCTGGAAAATCTACTCTCCGAAAAAGAGATCGCCCGGGTTGCCTTCGACTTGAACATTCGCAACCCAGTCTGATTTCGTAACTTGATCTGATCTAGGGGATTGATTATTCAGTCGTGATTATTCAAGTTCGATAAAGCATTGCTTGAATTCCAAGTAACATTTTCCAGCAGTCTCTCTTCGCACACTGCTCGCAAGATGAGATTG is part of the Polystyrenella longa genome and harbors:
- a CDS encoding outer membrane protein assembly factor BamB family protein, whose translation is MTHLRSSTFVSRSIAFLFVALGLTLFASTVQSENWPRWRGPERNGISSESSLPTKWTKEENVAWRIPLPGHGGATPIVWDDRIFVTSAENEDLVLLCISTDGEERWKKKLGTGNVDVRGGLGNSASPTPITDGKNVWCTITQGNFHCLTVDGEPVWEFDLQERYGAFDIAFGMTATPVIHEGVIYMQLIHGDGDPETQEAKVVAFNAKDGSPIWDVPRPSDARAECEQAYASCILYQDAEQQYLLTHGADYIVAHDLKDGHELWRSGGMNPKDDPDVRYEPTLRFVATPSASPGYIVVPSAKNGPILCLKPNGSGDITNDESAYHWKRDKNTPDVACPLIAGGLVYFVRENGALLCLDLETGEEQYLKSFARGQHFASPVLAGGNLYVNSFSGKMTVVKAGNEYIQVAQNDFGETLTASPAISNGTIYFRTFDALWAIKNDK